The following proteins are co-located in the Microcystis wesenbergii NRERC-220 genome:
- a CDS encoding N-acetylmuramoyl-L-alanine amidase: MRFHWLFLSALTWLLVAAPAWAGKLVFWRFDTNENRLVFTTDNRVQPRAQMITNPTRIVIDLPGIKLGQPNINRPIGNIVRSVRIGQFDAETTRLVIELAPGYTFDPQQVRIRGISPTQWTVELPEPQPITEQTEPPVTPDPTPPPDRGSTRPTPPPPVSQTDNNDDFQVTRNGLFVRLEQNGDERSIRSQRSRDGKKIEFELPGATLPSSLTGQTIPVNRYGVGDIQFSQTANQRAKISLSVNKDSPDWQALYSRFGGLVLLPRGGLGAVDNISSPPPTSATNPNPRPNNPPPKTANNPPSSNRLATISSIDLTGNNDRLLIRADLPLKANGSVNQDGVYELRIENAKLAESFRGPRFGRHSPIYQLRVRQESANRVLILVQTAAGFQLGQLNQSDGQTLALELLSSRNSSPVSQVPDFTTIPVPLPPNTGQFNPPPRPSNPTPNPPRQGNSRFLVVIDPGHGGKDPGAIGIGGLQEKNVILPISLEVTRILQQQGIDVRLTRDSDFFVTLQGRTDLANRIDADLFVSIHANSMGKARPDVNGLEVYYFGDRRLSDTIHRNIVRTVDMRDRGVRRARFYVLRTSKMPSTLVEVGFVTGAEDAAKLANANFQRQMAAAIARGIIEYIQRNLR; the protein is encoded by the coding sequence GTGAGATTTCATTGGTTATTCCTAAGCGCATTAACTTGGTTGCTGGTGGCGGCCCCTGCTTGGGCGGGCAAGCTCGTCTTTTGGCGATTCGACACCAATGAGAATCGTCTGGTGTTCACCACCGACAATCGAGTGCAACCGCGAGCGCAAATGATCACTAACCCCACCAGGATCGTGATCGATCTGCCCGGGATCAAGTTAGGGCAACCCAATATTAACCGGCCCATTGGCAATATCGTCAGAAGTGTCCGTATCGGTCAATTTGATGCGGAAACTACCCGTTTAGTGATTGAATTGGCCCCAGGCTACACCTTTGATCCTCAACAGGTAAGAATTCGCGGAATTTCGCCCACCCAATGGACAGTGGAACTGCCAGAACCCCAACCGATTACTGAGCAAACAGAACCACCCGTTACCCCTGACCCCACACCTCCCCCCGATCGCGGTTCCACCCGTCCCACTCCCCCACCTCCAGTTAGCCAGACGGACAACAACGATGATTTTCAGGTCACTCGCAATGGTCTTTTTGTCCGTTTAGAGCAAAATGGTGATGAGCGATCGATCCGCAGTCAACGCAGCCGCGACGGCAAAAAAATCGAATTTGAATTACCCGGGGCCACTTTACCGAGCAGTCTCACCGGTCAAACTATCCCAGTTAACCGTTACGGTGTCGGCGATATTCAATTCAGTCAGACTGCCAATCAACGGGCTAAGATTTCCCTAAGCGTTAATAAAGATAGTCCCGATTGGCAAGCTCTCTATAGTCGTTTTGGTGGCTTGGTTTTACTGCCTAGGGGTGGTCTGGGTGCCGTGGATAATATCTCCTCTCCTCCCCCCACTAGCGCCACTAATCCCAATCCTCGCCCCAACAATCCCCCCCCGAAAACTGCCAATAATCCCCCTTCTAGCAATCGTTTGGCCACGATCTCCTCGATCGATCTGACGGGCAATAACGATCGCCTCTTAATTCGTGCGGATTTACCCCTGAAAGCTAACGGCAGTGTTAACCAGGATGGTGTCTATGAACTACGCATCGAAAATGCTAAGTTAGCCGAGTCTTTTCGTGGTCCGCGCTTCGGTCGCCATAGTCCCATCTATCAATTGCGGGTACGTCAGGAAAGTGCCAATAGGGTGCTGATTTTGGTACAGACCGCGGCAGGATTTCAATTAGGTCAACTGAATCAATCGGACGGTCAAACCCTAGCCCTAGAATTGCTTTCCTCCCGCAATTCTAGCCCCGTTTCCCAAGTTCCTGACTTCACCACTATCCCTGTTCCCTTACCCCCCAATACGGGCCAATTTAACCCACCGCCGCGGCCCTCTAACCCCACTCCTAATCCCCCCCGACAAGGCAATAGCCGCTTTCTGGTGGTGATCGATCCGGGCCATGGTGGTAAGGATCCGGGGGCGATCGGAATTGGTGGCCTTCAGGAAAAAAACGTGATTCTGCCCATTTCCCTAGAAGTTACCCGCATTCTGCAACAACAGGGCATCGATGTGCGTCTAACTAGAGATAGCGATTTCTTTGTCACCCTGCAAGGGCGCACGGATCTGGCTAACCGGATCGATGCCGATCTATTTGTCAGTATCCACGCTAACTCTATGGGGAAAGCACGACCGGATGTCAATGGCCTAGAGGTGTATTACTTCGGTGATCGCCGTTTATCGGATACCATCCATCGCAATATTGTCCGCACTGTCGATATGCGCGATCGGGGGGTGCGTCGGGCCCGTTTCTATGTGCTGAGAACCTCGAAAATGCCCTCCACCCTCGTGGAAGTGGGTTTCGTTACCGGCGCTGAGGATGCGGCTAAATTAGCCAATGCCAACTTTCAACGACAAATGGCGGCGGCGATCGCAAGGGGGATTATTGAATATATTCAACGAAATCTCCGTTAA
- the murI gene encoding glutamate racemase, with product MRESQFSPIGVFDSGVGGLTVLRELYRQLPQESILYFADTARLPYGTRSKGEIIEFVREILTWMSERQVKMVIMACNTSSALALEEVRAEFKDLPILGVILPGAKTAVQKGKRIGVISTPATAKSNAYKQAIQEIDPTAQVWQIPCPEFVPLIEANRIFDPYTTQVAREYLQPLLAENIDTLVYGCTHYRHLSPVLRRLLPSSVRLVDPAAAVVRSAEKELELLGLKNPETPLPTNFAVSGDPNTFARLSRQWLGFSPTVEKVYLPVPVL from the coding sequence ATGAGAGAATCACAATTTAGTCCGATTGGTGTGTTTGATAGTGGTGTGGGTGGACTGACCGTTTTAAGGGAGTTGTATCGACAACTGCCCCAAGAATCGATTCTCTATTTCGCTGATACCGCTAGACTTCCCTACGGAACCCGTTCTAAAGGGGAAATTATCGAATTTGTCCGGGAAATTCTCACTTGGATGAGCGAGCGCCAGGTGAAAATGGTGATTATGGCCTGTAATACCAGTTCCGCCTTGGCTTTAGAAGAAGTACGGGCCGAATTTAAAGATTTACCAATTTTAGGGGTAATTTTACCCGGGGCCAAAACTGCCGTGCAAAAAGGAAAGCGCATTGGGGTGATTTCTACCCCCGCTACGGCTAAAAGTAATGCCTATAAACAGGCGATTCAAGAAATCGATCCTACTGCCCAAGTTTGGCAAATTCCCTGTCCTGAATTTGTCCCTTTGATCGAGGCTAACCGCATTTTTGACCCCTACACCACACAAGTGGCTAGAGAATATCTTCAGCCTTTACTGGCAGAAAATATTGATACTCTGGTCTATGGTTGTACCCATTATCGCCATCTTTCCCCGGTTTTACGTCGTCTTTTACCTAGTTCCGTGCGGTTGGTAGATCCCGCCGCTGCCGTTGTTCGATCGGCGGAAAAAGAGCTAGAATTATTAGGTCTAAAAAATCCCGAAACACCCCTACCTACTAACTTCGCAGTTAGCGGTGATCCTAACACTTTTGCTCGTTTATCTCGTCAATGGCTAGGTTTTTCTCCTACGGTAGAAAAGGTTTATTTGCCCGTCCCCGTTTTATAG
- a CDS encoding IS630 transposase-related protein, which produces MAAPYSDDLRQKAVSAVERGEKKSHVCRTLNISRNTLDLWLKRKKQTGTVAAKTNYRRGPKPQIDDLEAFQKLAEQYGHLTQEKMAQKWANPVSRMRIGQALKRIGFTRKKNLWLQRKR; this is translated from the coding sequence ATGGCAGCACCCTATAGTGATGATTTAAGACAGAAAGCAGTGAGTGCCGTAGAGCGAGGGGAGAAAAAAAGCCATGTCTGTCGCACCCTCAATATTAGTCGTAATACATTAGACCTATGGCTGAAACGGAAGAAACAAACTGGGACGGTGGCCGCTAAAACTAACTATCGTCGAGGGCCGAAGCCCCAAATTGACGATTTAGAAGCCTTTCAAAAGTTGGCCGAACAATATGGGCATTTGACCCAAGAAAAAATGGCGCAAAAATGGGCTAACCCAGTCAGTAGGATGAGAATTGGTCAAGCGCTCAAAAGAATTGGATTTACTAGAAAAAAAAACTTATGGCTACAGAGAAAGAGATGA
- a CDS encoding IS630 family transposase yields MDLLEKKTYGYRERDEEARKEFLQKIRGYAPERFVYIDEAGIDNTIDYPYGYCHKSERFEALKLGHCSERVSVISGWWRGSTIAPMVFEGYCNTELVCEWIEQLLLPELLPGQIIIIDNASFHPKERIKKLLAKAGCEVLFLPAYSPDLNKIEKFWARLKNYVSQIINDSENLVDAVSKAFRHLS; encoded by the coding sequence TTGGATTTACTAGAAAAAAAAACTTATGGCTACAGAGAAAGAGATGAAGAAGCCCGAAAAGAGTTTCTCCAAAAAATCAGAGGTTATGCCCCGGAAAGATTTGTCTATATTGATGAAGCTGGAATAGATAACACCATCGATTATCCTTATGGATATTGTCACAAATCAGAAAGATTTGAGGCTTTAAAGTTAGGTCACTGTAGCGAACGAGTTAGTGTGATCAGCGGTTGGTGGCGTGGTTCCACGATCGCGCCAATGGTGTTTGAGGGGTACTGTAATACAGAGTTGGTGTGTGAGTGGATAGAACAATTGCTATTACCCGAACTACTACCCGGTCAAATTATCATCATTGATAACGCCAGTTTTCATCCCAAAGAGAGAATCAAAAAATTGTTAGCTAAAGCGGGATGTGAAGTGCTATTTTTACCCGCCTATTCTCCAGACCTCAACAAAATTGAAAAGTTCTGGGCTAGATTGAAAAACTATGTTAGTCAGATTATCAATGATAGTGAAAACCTTGTGGATGCTGTGAGTAAAGCCTTCAGGCATCTGTCCTAA
- a CDS encoding DNA adenine methylase: MSKIKSPLRYPGGKSRAIKQILPQIPVNIREYREPFFGGGSVFFAVKQLFGQQIKTYWINDLNYDLYCFWQCAQENIDLLVAKITEIKQKYDRGRELFQDLTREDLKLTDFEKAVRFFILNRITFSGTVDSGGYSQAAFTSRFTDSSIARLTQIAPLLASVKITNQDYEELLFAEGKEVFIFLDPPYYSATKSRLYGVRGNLHTSFDHQRFADNMRQCQAKWLITYDDCPEIRKLFDFAHIIEWNLQYGMNNYKQGQAAAGRELMIKNY, translated from the coding sequence ATGTCAAAAATTAAAAGTCCCTTGCGCTATCCGGGGGGGAAATCCCGGGCGATTAAGCAAATTCTGCCGCAAATTCCTGTCAATATTAGGGAATATCGAGAACCTTTTTTTGGTGGTGGTTCTGTGTTTTTTGCTGTTAAGCAACTCTTTGGACAACAGATAAAAACCTATTGGATTAATGACTTAAATTATGATTTATATTGTTTCTGGCAATGCGCTCAAGAAAATATTGATTTATTGGTAGCAAAGATAACAGAAATTAAACAGAAATATGATAGAGGACGAGAATTATTTCAAGATTTGACAAGGGAAGATTTAAAGTTAACCGACTTTGAGAAAGCGGTGCGTTTTTTTATCTTAAATCGGATTACTTTTTCGGGAACAGTGGATTCGGGAGGTTATTCTCAAGCAGCTTTTACCAGTAGATTTACTGATTCATCAATTGCCAGATTAACCCAAATTGCCCCGTTATTAGCATCGGTAAAAATTACTAACCAAGACTACGAAGAATTATTATTTGCTGAGGGAAAAGAAGTTTTTATCTTTCTCGATCCCCCCTACTATAGTGCCACAAAATCCCGTTTGTACGGTGTAAGAGGTAATTTACATACCAGCTTCGATCATCAACGTTTTGCCGATAATATGCGTCAATGTCAGGCTAAATGGTTAATTACCTACGATGATTGTCCAGAGATACGAAAACTCTTTGATTTTGCCCATATTATCGAGTGGAATCTTCAGTATGGCATGAATAATTATAAACAAGGACAGGCAGCGGCGGGGAGAGAATTAATGATCAAAAATTATTAG
- a CDS encoding Uma2 family endonuclease yields the protein MTTSLTESLTLEDFLKLPYLEDSPAWEYLHGVAIQKPMPKTRHSILQKRLLAEVDSHTVDYTALPELRCTFGGRSIVPDVAVIAWNRINLNQAGEPEDDFTEAPDLTIEILSPDQKVNRVIDNILHCLKHGSKLGWMLDPDDYSVLMFTPQQEPEVCRGDHQLKVIAGVQLTLTPQQIFAWLKVGQARQSK from the coding sequence ATGACGACTTCCTTGACTGAGAGTCTCACCCTTGAAGATTTCCTCAAATTGCCATATTTGGAGGATTCTCCAGCATGGGAATACTTGCATGGAGTCGCAATTCAGAAACCCATGCCTAAGACTCGACACTCTATCCTGCAAAAACGTCTTTTAGCTGAGGTTGACAGCCATACTGTTGATTATACAGCTTTACCTGAGTTGCGATGTACCTTCGGCGGGCGTTCGATCGTTCCTGATGTGGCAGTAATTGCATGGAATCGAATTAACCTGAATCAAGCAGGTGAACCGGAGGACGACTTTACCGAAGCACCTGATTTGACTATCGAAATTCTTTCACCAGATCAAAAGGTAAACCGTGTAATTGACAACATTCTACATTGTTTAAAACATGGCAGTAAATTAGGATGGATGCTTGATCCAGATGATTATTCTGTTTTAATGTTTACTCCCCAACAAGAGCCGGAAGTTTGCAGAGGGGATCACCAGCTTAAGGTAATTGCAGGGGTTCAGTTGACACTGACTCCACAACAAATCTTTGCATGGCTAAAAGTTGGTCAAGCTAGACAAAGTAAGTAG